A segment of the Coffea arabica cultivar ET-39 chromosome 8c, Coffea Arabica ET-39 HiFi, whole genome shotgun sequence genome:
GCATGGCCTGGACAGAATCCAGCTTACGGTTAGCATTTTATGGCAAGTGTGGAAGGCTAGAAACAAAATGACTTTCCAAGCTGAGAGGGGGAATGCAAAACTGATTGTCGGCAAAGCTCACAGTAAATGGCTTGAGTATGAAGCTTGCAATGAAACCAATGGAAGACCAGCTACACTAGCAGAGGAGAATGGGCAATCACAACAGAAATGGGAACCACCTAAAGAAGGATAAGGATAAACACGGATGCGGCACTCTCAGCTAAGATGGTCCGGACAGGCCTGGGGATCATTGCGCGGAATTGGCGTGGAAAGATAGTGAAAGCTAAAGGCATCGTGACATGGAGGAGAGGAGTACCAGCAATCGAGGAAGCAATGGCAATAAGGAGTGCGTTGGAAATGGCCACAAATGCAGGATGGACTACAATAGAGGTCCAATCTGATTGCAAATGTGTGGTAAGCCTAATCAACTCAAGCAATAGACAAGATTGTAAGCTGCAAACGATCCTGGATGACATTGAAGACTTGAAGAAGAACTTTGACTGTTGTGTGTTTTTGTTTATTCCCAGGACTGTTAATAATTATAGCCATGCTTTGGCTCAATTTGCAGTTAAGTCAGTTAGGATAATTGAATGGGAGGGATCATTCCCATCTTGGTTATCAGAACTAGCTAGGAAAGATATGGGGGTAGTTACCCCATTTTGTAATTAACTCTTGTAATTTCAAgtgttaatatatataaaattggtatcgtttgtcaaaaaaaaaagataaggagCTAAAGTTTAATTATTGTTTAAGAAATTGTTTATGTAACCAAGCAGCAGGATAGAGGATTCCTTACAGTAATTTGTGCTCTGATCTCCTCAGTTGTTAATAGCGGTCTGCCATTGTTATTTTTGAGCCTGATTAGGACATCAAGAAGgtcttcttcctcattttttaggCCACTCTCCCACATTTTAATCCTTTTCTCAATTTCAGGATCTTGGTGCTTTCGTACACATGCAATGGCCATAGTAAGAACCTTTCTGTGGCCATCAAAATCAAAAATCTTCATCCAGGGCATGTAATCGGATAAGCTGAATGCATACAAGTGAGCAAGCAGTTTGAAGAGTGCATTAATATGTTCAACTTCCTCAGCACCTGGTCCTCCATCATCCATTCCTTTCCCGAAGAATCTCTTGTTGAAAATCATCTTTCTAATCACATTTCCGAAGTAGTGTCGGGTAGCCAATCTTATGTCCACTACCCCACCACTGGCGTCGTCCTTGCACTGATTGTAAACATAATTAACCAAATGATCTGCTTCCTCTGTTCGCTTGCTATGAAGCCATTGGTGTTTAGCAGGTGAGAGCACACTGGAAACGATtattctcttcattttcttgtatTGATCGCCCAAAGGTGAAAGGATTGTCGTCAAGTATCCTTCACTACTAAGTTCTGCAGACATGCAAACAGGTCTGTTGGAGAAAATTGAGTCATGTTTCTTGAAGAACTCGCGAGCGAGCTCAGGAGAAGTGACAGAAATGACATGAACACCGAAAATGCGGAAACAAGCGATTTCGGTATTCATATCATCCATGACTTTGCGTATCCATCGATGTGTTGGTCTGTTTCTCAGCATTTGGAAAATGCAACCAAAGAAAGGCAAGGAGTTTGGGCCAAGAGGGAGAGGGAATCGAGGTTTGTTGTTCTTTAGACAAATCATTATCCATTTGTCCATCGTAAAGACCAACAAAACCAGAGCCATGAATCCTGAGAAATATGGGATCCATGACATTGAGGCAAATCTCAAGCTTGAATCAACACGAAGACCGGATGTGTAATTCATCACTTAAGACAGTATGAAAGGGTTATTAGGCTGTGTAAGCTTGTTTATTCTTATTACACAGTCTAAGGTGTGGTGTAGGCAATTGTTGTTGATGGTCTGTAAAGAGTGCGATCATGCGAGCTTTTATAGGAGAGACTCAAGCTATTCAATACGCGGCCAACTTGAAAGAaaaactttgaaacttcattattgGATTGTTAGATTTTACTAGCAAGGAAATTTacgaataaatatttttttttctaaaaaccctTGAAAACTCTTCATATTGCTACTACATTCATTAGTTATTACAATCACAAACTCTAGTTGCAAACATTTTGAAATTCATATCCACAAGTCTTGCACTTTATGTAGTATTAGTTAGAATAAGTCACATCAAAATTACAATAATTTCTCTTAATCTTTCTCTAATTTTAGTTTATTTGTTTGTGGACCGTGAATCAGTTGAAATTAATTTAAGAAATATGGCACtctatttttagatatttttagCGTAAAAAGTTAGGATATCATTAGTAGAATTAAGTAGTAACCACGACTCTGCACGGGGCCAAACAAAAGTGTAGGTTTGGGATAGGTAAAGAGAAATCCAAATTCTCTCATAAGTAAGTTCAATCTTTTTACCAATATAAATTCAGT
Coding sequences within it:
- the LOC113705548 gene encoding tryptophan N-monooxygenase CYP79A68-like, giving the protein MNYTSGLRVDSSLRFASMSWIPYFSGFMALVLLVFTMDKWIMICLKNNKPRFPLPLGPNSLPFFGCIFQMLRNRPTHRWIRKVMDDMNTEIACFRIFGVHVISVTSPELAREFFKKHDSIFSNRPVCMSAELSSEGYLTTILSPLGDQYKKMKRIIVSSVLSPAKHQWLHSKRTEEADHLVNYVYNQCKDDASGGVVDIRLATRHYFGNVIRKMIFNKRFFGKGMDDGGPGAEEVEHINALFKLLAHLYAFSLSDYMPWMKIFDFDGHRKVLTMAIACVRKHQDPEIEKRIKMWESGLKNEEEDLLDVLIRLKNNNGRPLLTTEEIRAQITEMNFATVDNPSNAVEWALAEMLNQPEMLQKATEEIDAVVGKDRLVQESDLARLKYVKACAKEAFRLHPYAPFNVPHVSTQDTVVGGYFIPKGSHVILSRPGLGRNPRVWEDSLKFKPERHMNHMDDARIDLNDPEFNMFSFSTGRRGCPGVLLGSTLTVMLLARLLQCFNWKIPSGLSQINLAEGKDAGFLAKPLFAVAEPRFPQFN